A window of Modestobacter versicolor contains these coding sequences:
- a CDS encoding fumarylacetoacetate hydrolase family protein, with product MRIVRFAHPAGMSFGVLDGDGQVAQIDGHPFGQISFTGQRFAAADVRLLSPILPSKVVCVGKNYADHVQEMNTGEAPKEPLIFLKPSTSVIGPGDAIRIPAGSTNVHHEVELAVVIGARGARQVSPEQALASVFGYTIGNDVTERDMQRSDGQWTRAKGFDSFCPLGPWIETDLAGLGKDPADLEITCSVDGELRQSGRTSQLLFGLPTLISHISQVMTLLPGDVVLTGTPSGVGPIAPGQRVECTIEGLGTLTSSVAGADPTSTAGAAR from the coding sequence GTGCGCATCGTCCGCTTCGCCCACCCAGCCGGCATGTCCTTCGGGGTCCTCGACGGGGACGGCCAGGTCGCCCAGATCGACGGCCACCCCTTCGGTCAGATCTCCTTCACCGGCCAGCGGTTCGCCGCCGCCGACGTCCGGCTGCTCTCGCCGATCCTCCCCAGCAAGGTGGTCTGCGTCGGCAAGAACTACGCCGACCACGTGCAGGAGATGAACACCGGGGAGGCGCCGAAGGAGCCGCTGATCTTCCTCAAGCCCTCCACCTCGGTGATCGGCCCGGGCGACGCCATCCGCATCCCGGCCGGCAGCACCAACGTGCACCACGAGGTCGAGCTGGCCGTGGTCATCGGCGCGCGCGGCGCCCGGCAGGTCAGCCCGGAGCAGGCGCTGGCCAGCGTCTTCGGCTACACCATCGGCAACGACGTCACCGAGCGGGACATGCAGCGCAGCGACGGGCAGTGGACCCGCGCCAAGGGCTTCGACTCCTTCTGCCCGCTGGGCCCGTGGATCGAGACCGACCTGGCCGGGCTGGGCAAGGACCCGGCCGACCTGGAGATCACCTGCAGCGTGGACGGCGAGCTCCGCCAGTCCGGCCGGACCAGCCAGCTGCTGTTCGGCCTGCCCACCCTGATCTCCCACATCTCGCAGGTGATGACCCTGCTGCCCGGCGACGTGGTGCTCACCGGCACCCCCTCCGGCGTGGGCCCGATCGCCCCCGGCCAGCGCGTCGAGTGCACGATCGAGGGCCTCGGCACGCTGACCAGCTCCGTGGCCGGCGCCGACCCGACCTCCACCGCGGGCGCCGCCCGATGA
- a CDS encoding VOC family protein — translation MASRITELVLDCRDAVALAAWWAEVLGYEVLGTEDDGAVEIGPPGQEPKGVVPTIVFAPVAEPTPGKLRLHLDLNATDRSQAQELERLLGLGATPVDVGQGPLSGTMTWHVLADPEGNEFCLLASTVAPLPG, via the coding sequence ATGGCCAGCCGGATCACCGAACTCGTCCTGGACTGCCGCGACGCCGTCGCGCTCGCCGCCTGGTGGGCGGAGGTGCTCGGCTACGAGGTGCTGGGCACCGAGGACGACGGCGCGGTGGAGATCGGTCCGCCCGGGCAGGAGCCGAAGGGCGTCGTCCCCACGATCGTCTTCGCGCCGGTCGCCGAGCCCACCCCCGGCAAGCTGCGGCTGCACCTGGACCTCAACGCCACCGACCGGTCGCAGGCTCAGGAGCTGGAGCGGCTGCTCGGCCTGGGCGCCACCCCGGTCGACGTGGGGCAGGGCCCGCTCAGCGGCACGATGACCTGGCACGTGCTCGCCGACCCGGAGGGCAACGAGTTCTGCCTGCTGGCCAGCACCGTGGCGCCGCTGCCGGGCTGA
- the cimA gene encoding citramalate synthase, with translation MATETTADFHVFDTTLRDGAQREGVSYSVADKLAVARLLDEIGVGFIEGGWPGALPKDTEFFARARTELQLRHAQLVAFGATRKAGVAVAEDPQVQALLDAQTPVVCLVAKSDVRHVREALRTTLEENLAMVADTVAYLVGHGRRVFLDCEHFFDGHAADPDYGVQVLQTAFAAGAEVGVLCDTNGGMLPMGVGRVVADVRARTTGKLGIHCQDDTGCAVANTLAAVEAGVTHVQGTANGYGERAGNADTFALIGNLVTKMGLPVVPAECLPELKRVSHAIAELANIAPDDHQPFVGASAFAHKAGLHASAIKVRPQLYNHLDPEVVGNDMRILVTEMAGRASIELKGRELGVDLAGQADAIGRVVDQVKVLEADGWSFEAADASFELLLRAELPGAPQPLFELESYRTSVEHWGNGVVVSEATVKVHVDGERIISTGEGNGPVNALDNALRQALVGRYPQLAGVSLADYKVRILGWKGGTSATTRVLVDSTDGAGEWTTVGVHDNIVEASWHALVDAMTYAVRHR, from the coding sequence GTGGCCACCGAGACCACCGCCGACTTCCACGTCTTCGACACCACGCTGCGCGACGGCGCCCAGCGCGAGGGTGTGAGCTACTCCGTCGCCGACAAGCTGGCCGTCGCGCGGCTGCTCGACGAGATCGGGGTCGGCTTCATCGAGGGCGGCTGGCCCGGTGCGCTGCCCAAGGACACCGAGTTCTTCGCCCGGGCCCGCACCGAGCTGCAGCTGCGGCACGCCCAGCTGGTGGCGTTCGGCGCGACCCGCAAGGCGGGGGTGGCGGTGGCCGAGGACCCGCAGGTGCAGGCGCTGCTGGACGCGCAGACCCCGGTGGTGTGCCTGGTCGCGAAGTCCGACGTCCGGCACGTGCGCGAGGCGCTGCGCACCACGCTGGAGGAGAACCTGGCGATGGTCGCCGACACGGTCGCGTACCTGGTCGGTCACGGACGGCGGGTCTTCCTCGACTGCGAGCACTTCTTCGACGGCCACGCCGCCGACCCCGACTACGGCGTCCAGGTGCTGCAGACCGCGTTCGCCGCCGGCGCCGAGGTGGGCGTGCTGTGCGACACCAACGGCGGGATGCTGCCGATGGGCGTGGGCCGGGTGGTCGCCGACGTCCGGGCGCGGACCACCGGGAAGCTGGGCATCCACTGCCAGGACGACACCGGCTGCGCGGTCGCCAACACCCTCGCCGCGGTGGAGGCGGGCGTGACCCACGTGCAGGGCACCGCCAACGGCTACGGCGAGCGGGCCGGCAACGCCGACACCTTCGCGCTGATCGGCAACCTGGTCACCAAGATGGGGCTGCCGGTGGTGCCCGCGGAGTGCCTCCCCGAGCTCAAGCGGGTCAGCCACGCCATCGCCGAGCTGGCCAACATCGCCCCCGACGACCACCAGCCCTTCGTCGGGGCGTCGGCCTTCGCGCACAAGGCCGGGCTGCACGCCAGCGCCATCAAGGTGCGCCCGCAGCTGTACAACCACCTCGACCCGGAGGTCGTCGGCAACGACATGCGCATCCTGGTCACCGAGATGGCCGGCCGCGCCTCGATCGAGCTCAAGGGCCGGGAGCTGGGGGTGGACCTGGCCGGCCAGGCCGACGCCATCGGCCGGGTGGTCGACCAGGTGAAGGTGCTCGAGGCCGACGGCTGGTCGTTCGAGGCGGCCGACGCCTCGTTCGAGCTGCTGCTGCGCGCCGAGCTGCCCGGCGCCCCCCAGCCGCTGTTCGAGCTGGAGAGCTACCGCACCTCGGTGGAGCACTGGGGCAACGGCGTCGTGGTCAGCGAGGCCACCGTCAAGGTGCACGTCGACGGCGAGCGGATCATCAGCACCGGCGAGGGCAACGGCCCGGTCAACGCGCTGGACAACGCCCTGCGCCAGGCGCTCGTCGGCCGGTACCCGCAGCTGGCCGGCGTCTCGCTGGCCGACTACAAGGTGCGCATCCTGGGCTGGAAGGGCGGCACCAGCGCCACCACCCGGGTGCTCGTCGACAGCACCGACGGAGCGGGGGAGTGGACCACGGTCGGGGTGCACGACAACATCGTCGAGGCCTCCTGGCACGCGCTGGTCGACGCGATGACCTACGCGGTGCGGCACCGCTGA
- a CDS encoding 3-isopropylmalate dehydrogenase, which yields MRLAVVPGDGIGPEVVAEGLKVLGAVAPDIESTPYDLGAARWHRTGELLPDSVLDELRQHDAILLGAVGDPGVPSGILERGLLLKLRFELDHHVNLRPAKLFDGVRSPLAAPGEIDMLCVREGTEGPYVGNGGVLRRDTPHEIATEVSLNTAFGVERVVRYAFERAVARPRKHLTLIHKTNVLTFAGSLWSRTVEEVSAEFPEVTVAYQHVDAAAMFFITDPARYDVIVTDNLFGDIVTDVAAAVTGGIGLAASGNLDVSGTNPSMFEPVHGSAPDIAGQGIADPTATVLSVGLLLEHLGRPELAKRVNAAVAFDLSTRDPKATIRTAEVGDRLAALSGG from the coding sequence ATGCGCCTGGCAGTGGTCCCTGGAGACGGCATCGGTCCCGAGGTCGTGGCGGAGGGCCTGAAGGTCCTCGGCGCGGTCGCCCCGGACATCGAGAGCACCCCCTACGACCTGGGGGCGGCGCGCTGGCACCGCACCGGTGAGCTGCTGCCGGACTCGGTGCTCGACGAGCTGCGCCAGCACGACGCGATCCTGCTCGGCGCGGTCGGCGACCCCGGCGTGCCCAGCGGCATCCTCGAGCGCGGCCTGCTGCTCAAGCTGCGCTTCGAGCTCGACCACCACGTCAACCTCCGCCCGGCCAAGCTCTTCGACGGCGTGCGCAGCCCGCTGGCCGCCCCGGGCGAGATCGACATGCTCTGCGTGCGCGAGGGCACCGAGGGCCCCTACGTCGGCAACGGCGGCGTGCTGCGCCGGGACACCCCGCACGAGATCGCCACCGAGGTCAGCCTGAACACCGCCTTCGGGGTGGAGCGGGTGGTGCGGTACGCGTTCGAGCGGGCCGTCGCCCGGCCCCGCAAGCACCTCACGCTGATCCACAAGACCAACGTGCTCACCTTCGCCGGCTCGCTGTGGTCGCGGACGGTGGAGGAGGTCTCGGCCGAGTTCCCCGAGGTCACCGTCGCCTACCAGCACGTCGACGCCGCGGCGATGTTCTTCATCACCGACCCGGCCCGCTACGACGTGATCGTCACCGACAACCTCTTCGGCGACATCGTCACCGACGTGGCCGCCGCGGTCACCGGTGGCATCGGGCTGGCCGCCAGCGGCAACCTCGACGTCTCGGGCACCAACCCGAGCATGTTCGAGCCGGTGCACGGCTCCGCGCCCGACATCGCCGGGCAGGGCATCGCCGACCCCACCGCGACCGTGCTGTCGGTCGGGCTGCTGCTGGAGCACCTCGGCCGCCCGGAGCTGGCCAAGCGGGTCAACGCCGCGGTCGCCTTCGACCTCTCCACCCGCGACCCGAAGGCCACCATCCGCACCGCCGAGGTCGGCGACCGCCTCGCGGCGCTCTCCGGCGGATGA
- a CDS encoding S8 family serine peptidase, which produces MGPTTSRTTRTGRRGLAVRTGVVAAATALIAAAGAGVAGAAPGGPLDGQATGQAQAELTGEQLEQVQTQLADRSEGQRPAGLPESGPTSFFIEVAPQASSEAYADALPAGEAAADAAASAAKGEVEAAAGQVIDQLPAAVPEAAVLYETSTVLPGVAVRADAADYEQLTQLAGVTAVHPISPKEVSNAGAATVVEAVQAWEDLGNTGRGVSIGIIDTGIDYTHADFGGSGSVAEFDALQAAEAAPAPAGVYPSAKVLGGRDFVGDAYNADPASPAYDPVARPDDNPLDCNGHGTHVAGTAAGYGVNADGSTYTGGYDRGLDPRSLSIGPGMAPEAELYALKVFGCEGSTDVTVQAIEWALDPNGDGSPKDHLDVINLSLGSDYGLADDADALALDRAMKMGVLAVASAGNAGDSYDIGGSPGNAPRAIGVAATNDGFGVFDGWQVTSPAGLVDGTRPGLRSVAYSDRAADGSVKPDVTGALVNTPAGNEDACAPLPAGYATGRILLIEADGFACGSVAKGTNAVNAGAVGFMIIADDDLLETGITGVAQIPGILVTATDGAALRGAVAGGQTVTVTFGPSLKDAAVFEAPEQVDLIASFSSRGVRQENGVKPDVAAPGVTLYSAAVGTGSRGVSESGTSMAAPTTAGVTALIRAAHPEWSTEQVKADLMNTAGHDVHTEQGQTGEVYGPNRVGAGRIDAEAALRNQVLAYAEPGSGGVSASFGVVEVAAEKVRETKTIKVQNTSRRIAVYTVRYDAVVSQPGVRYTVSQPLLVLLPGQSRNVTVTLTATQDQLRKTPDPTVVVDGENEGRQFLGEASGRVVLRPVLSKAPTLRVPVHANPKPASTLTASAAADGSAITLAGEGIANGPAFEPTSYTSLVSAFEQLGTSPQLPRCTSTPAPTCYKSELERSVDLARVGVASDGAGGLYFGVSAHGRSTSPETAVNYGVFIDATGDGAWDYQVTTTRVADFDAPLVVVTDREFTLLPAGDPYVGFLNVADGTVDTNAFYSDVQVLAAPLSVMPLVTGRIGFGVQAVSAYGTVDDVGTTTVAGSPELAAQRMSFDPAAPGLSFDLAGEPALLVPADGGTTITVTQDPAAYAADTAVGGEKGALVVLHQNDSATGRAQSVPVAGAPVPSAAATSTPAGTPTGTPSGTSAPPSPVGDQPAAGVGEPPATSAAPTGTPAPAEAPSAPASSPPGTPSATAAPGTTAPGTTPAG; this is translated from the coding sequence GTGGGACCGACCACATCGAGGACGACCCGGACGGGGCGACGAGGGCTCGCCGTCCGGACGGGGGTCGTCGCAGCAGCGACGGCCCTGATCGCGGCGGCAGGTGCCGGCGTCGCCGGTGCCGCCCCCGGCGGCCCGCTGGACGGGCAGGCCACCGGGCAGGCGCAGGCCGAGCTCACCGGCGAGCAGCTGGAGCAGGTGCAGACCCAGCTCGCCGACCGCTCCGAGGGGCAGCGACCGGCCGGGCTGCCGGAGAGCGGCCCGACGTCGTTCTTCATCGAGGTGGCCCCGCAGGCCAGCTCGGAGGCCTACGCGGACGCGCTGCCGGCCGGTGAGGCCGCTGCCGACGCGGCGGCCAGCGCCGCCAAGGGCGAGGTGGAGGCCGCGGCCGGTCAGGTGATCGACCAGCTGCCGGCCGCCGTGCCGGAGGCCGCGGTCCTCTACGAGACCAGCACCGTGCTCCCCGGTGTCGCCGTGCGCGCCGACGCCGCCGACTACGAGCAGCTCACCCAGCTGGCCGGCGTCACCGCCGTCCACCCGATCAGCCCCAAGGAGGTCAGCAACGCGGGCGCGGCCACGGTCGTGGAGGCGGTGCAGGCCTGGGAGGACCTCGGCAACACCGGCCGGGGCGTCTCGATCGGGATCATCGACACCGGCATCGACTACACCCACGCCGACTTCGGTGGCAGCGGGAGCGTCGCCGAGTTCGACGCCCTGCAGGCCGCCGAGGCGGCACCTGCCCCCGCGGGCGTCTACCCCAGCGCCAAGGTGCTCGGCGGGCGGGACTTCGTCGGCGACGCCTACAACGCCGACCCGGCCAGCCCGGCCTACGACCCGGTCGCCCGGCCGGACGACAACCCGCTGGACTGCAACGGCCACGGCACCCACGTGGCGGGCACCGCAGCCGGCTACGGCGTCAACGCCGACGGCAGCACCTACACCGGCGGCTACGACCGGGGGCTGGACCCGCGGTCGCTGTCGATCGGCCCGGGCATGGCCCCGGAGGCCGAGCTGTACGCGCTGAAGGTGTTCGGCTGCGAGGGCTCCACCGACGTCACCGTGCAGGCGATCGAGTGGGCGCTGGACCCCAACGGCGACGGCAGCCCCAAGGACCACCTCGACGTCATCAACCTGTCCCTCGGCTCGGACTACGGCCTGGCCGACGACGCCGACGCCCTCGCCCTGGACCGGGCCATGAAGATGGGCGTCCTCGCCGTCGCCTCGGCCGGCAACGCCGGTGACAGCTACGACATCGGCGGGTCGCCGGGCAACGCGCCGCGGGCCATCGGGGTCGCGGCCACCAACGACGGCTTCGGCGTCTTCGACGGCTGGCAGGTCACCTCCCCGGCCGGCCTGGTCGACGGCACCCGCCCGGGGCTCCGGTCGGTCGCCTACAGCGACCGGGCCGCGGACGGCAGCGTCAAGCCCGACGTCACCGGCGCGCTGGTGAACACCCCGGCGGGCAACGAGGACGCGTGCGCCCCGCTGCCGGCCGGCTACGCCACCGGTCGCATCCTGCTGATCGAGGCCGACGGCTTCGCCTGCGGGTCGGTCGCCAAGGGCACCAACGCGGTCAACGCCGGCGCGGTCGGTTTCATGATCATCGCGGACGACGACCTGCTCGAGACCGGGATCACCGGCGTCGCGCAGATCCCCGGCATCCTGGTCACCGCGACCGACGGGGCGGCCCTGCGGGGCGCCGTCGCCGGCGGTCAGACCGTCACGGTCACCTTCGGGCCCAGCCTCAAGGACGCCGCGGTGTTCGAGGCGCCCGAGCAGGTCGACCTGATCGCCTCGTTCAGCTCCCGGGGCGTCCGCCAGGAGAACGGCGTCAAGCCCGACGTCGCCGCTCCCGGGGTCACGCTGTACTCCGCGGCCGTCGGCACCGGCAGCCGGGGGGTCAGCGAGTCCGGGACGTCGATGGCGGCGCCGACCACCGCCGGCGTCACCGCGCTCATCCGCGCGGCGCACCCGGAGTGGTCGACCGAGCAGGTCAAGGCCGACCTGATGAACACCGCCGGCCACGACGTGCACACCGAGCAGGGCCAGACCGGCGAGGTCTACGGCCCCAACCGGGTCGGCGCCGGGCGCATCGACGCCGAGGCGGCGCTGCGCAACCAGGTGCTCGCCTACGCCGAGCCGGGGTCGGGGGGCGTCTCGGCGTCCTTCGGCGTGGTCGAGGTCGCCGCGGAGAAGGTCCGCGAGACCAAGACCATCAAGGTCCAGAACACCAGCCGGCGGATCGCGGTCTACACGGTCCGCTACGACGCGGTGGTCAGCCAGCCGGGCGTGCGGTACACGGTCAGCCAGCCGCTGCTGGTCCTGCTGCCCGGCCAGAGCCGGAACGTGACGGTCACCCTGACCGCCACCCAGGACCAGCTCCGCAAGACGCCGGACCCGACGGTGGTCGTCGACGGTGAGAACGAGGGCCGGCAGTTCCTCGGCGAGGCCAGCGGCCGGGTCGTGCTCCGCCCGGTGCTGTCCAAGGCGCCGACCCTGCGGGTGCCGGTGCACGCCAACCCCAAGCCGGCCTCCACGCTGACCGCGTCGGCCGCCGCGGACGGCTCGGCGATCACCCTCGCCGGCGAGGGCATCGCCAACGGCCCGGCGTTCGAGCCGACGTCCTACACCTCGCTGGTGTCGGCGTTCGAGCAGCTGGGCACCAGCCCGCAGCTGCCGCGGTGCACCTCCACGCCGGCCCCGACCTGCTACAAGTCGGAGCTGGAGCGCTCGGTCGACCTGGCCCGCGTCGGGGTCGCCTCCGACGGTGCGGGCGGTCTGTACTTCGGGGTGTCGGCCCACGGCCGGTCCACCTCCCCGGAGACCGCCGTCAACTACGGGGTGTTCATCGACGCCACCGGTGACGGCGCCTGGGACTACCAGGTGACCACCACCCGGGTGGCGGACTTCGACGCGCCGCTGGTCGTCGTCACCGACCGGGAGTTCACCCTCCTGCCGGCCGGTGACCCCTACGTCGGGTTCCTGAACGTGGCCGACGGGACGGTCGACACCAACGCGTTCTACTCCGACGTCCAGGTGCTGGCCGCGCCGCTGTCGGTGATGCCGCTGGTGACCGGCCGGATCGGCTTCGGCGTCCAGGCGGTCAGCGCGTACGGCACGGTCGACGACGTCGGCACGACCACGGTCGCGGGCTCCCCGGAGCTCGCGGCGCAGCGGATGAGCTTCGACCCGGCGGCGCCGGGCCTGAGCTTCGACCTGGCGGGCGAGCCGGCCCTCCTGGTCCCGGCGGACGGCGGCACCACCATCACCGTCACCCAGGACCCGGCGGCCTACGCCGCGGACACCGCGGTCGGCGGGGAGAAGGGCGCGCTGGTGGTCCTGCACCAGAACGACAGCGCCACCGGGCGGGCGCAGTCGGTGCCGGTCGCCGGTGCGCCGGTCCCGTCGGCCGCCGCGACCAGCACGCCGGCCGGCACGCCGACCGGGACGCCGAGCGGCACGTCCGCCCCGCCGTCACCGGTCGGCGACCAGCCGGCGGCAGGTGTGGGCGAGCCGCCGGCGACCAGCGCCGCACCGACGGGGACGCCGGCTCCGGCCGAGGCCCCCAGCGCCCCGGCGAGCAGCCCGCCCGGGACGCCGTCGGCCACCGCGGCACCGGGCACCACCGCACCGGGCACCACCCCGGCCGGCTGA
- the serA gene encoding phosphoglycerate dehydrogenase produces MTTTTPVVLIAEELAPSVLEVLGGDVEIRHVDGADRAALLPALAEASAVLIRSATQIDAEALAAAPLLKVVARAGIGLDNVDVPAATERGVLVVNAPTSNIVSAAEHAVALLLAAARHIPAADASLREGKWARSKFTGVEVTEKTVGVVGLGRIGVLVAQRLAAFGVTLIAYDPYIQPGRAAQLGVRLVSLDELLREADFITIHLPKTPETLGLIGAEQLAATKRGVIIVNAARGGLVDEAALAEALQSGQVGAAGIDVYAKEPCTDSPLFGLPNVVVTPHLGASTTEAQDKAGTAVARSVRLALQGEFVPDAVNVQAGGVVAEDVRPGLPLAEKLGRVFTALAGGLAQSVHVEVQGKIAEFDVSVVQLAVLRGVFTDVVEEAVTYVNAPLLADQRGLDVTLSSNTESPDYRNLITVRGAMSDGTTVTVSGTLYGKNQVPKLTEVAGFDVDLTADGYLLFFVYADRPGIVGTVGAALGEAGINIAGAQVSRTNQGGDALMAVTVDNPVSGELLADIAGRIGAGQAQAADLRPS; encoded by the coding sequence GTGACCACGACCACGCCCGTCGTCCTGATCGCCGAAGAGCTGGCACCCAGCGTCCTGGAGGTGCTCGGCGGCGACGTCGAGATCCGGCACGTCGACGGCGCCGACCGGGCGGCGCTGCTGCCGGCGCTGGCCGAGGCCTCGGCCGTGCTGATCCGCTCGGCCACCCAGATCGACGCCGAGGCGCTCGCCGCGGCGCCGCTGCTCAAGGTCGTGGCGCGGGCCGGCATCGGGCTGGACAACGTCGACGTGCCGGCCGCCACCGAGCGCGGCGTCCTGGTGGTCAACGCACCCACCTCCAACATCGTCAGCGCCGCCGAGCACGCCGTCGCGCTGCTGCTGGCCGCGGCCCGGCACATCCCCGCCGCCGACGCCTCGCTGCGCGAGGGGAAGTGGGCGCGGTCGAAGTTCACCGGCGTCGAGGTCACCGAGAAGACCGTCGGCGTGGTCGGCCTGGGCCGGATCGGGGTGCTGGTGGCCCAGCGGCTGGCCGCCTTCGGCGTCACGCTGATCGCCTACGACCCCTACATCCAGCCGGGCCGGGCGGCCCAGCTGGGCGTCCGGCTCGTCTCGCTCGACGAGCTGCTGCGCGAGGCCGACTTCATCACCATCCACCTGCCCAAGACCCCGGAGACCCTCGGGCTGATCGGCGCCGAGCAGCTCGCGGCGACCAAGCGCGGCGTGATCATCGTCAACGCCGCCCGCGGTGGGCTGGTCGACGAGGCCGCGCTGGCCGAGGCGCTGCAGTCCGGCCAGGTCGGCGCGGCCGGCATCGACGTCTACGCCAAGGAGCCCTGCACCGACAGCCCGCTGTTCGGTCTGCCCAACGTCGTCGTCACCCCGCACCTGGGCGCCTCCACGACCGAGGCGCAGGACAAGGCCGGCACCGCGGTGGCGCGCAGCGTCCGGCTGGCGCTGCAGGGCGAGTTCGTCCCCGACGCGGTCAACGTGCAGGCCGGCGGGGTCGTCGCCGAGGACGTGCGCCCGGGCCTGCCGCTGGCGGAGAAGCTCGGCCGGGTCTTCACCGCGCTCGCCGGCGGCCTGGCCCAGTCCGTGCACGTCGAGGTGCAGGGCAAGATCGCCGAGTTCGACGTCTCGGTGGTCCAGCTGGCCGTGCTGCGCGGGGTCTTCACCGACGTCGTGGAGGAGGCGGTCACCTACGTCAACGCCCCGCTGCTCGCCGACCAGCGCGGGCTGGACGTCACGCTGTCCAGCAACACCGAGAGCCCCGACTACCGGAACCTGATCACCGTGCGCGGGGCGATGTCCGACGGCACCACGGTCACCGTCTCCGGCACCCTCTACGGCAAGAACCAGGTGCCCAAGCTCACCGAGGTCGCCGGCTTCGACGTCGACCTCACCGCCGACGGCTACCTGCTCTTCTTCGTCTACGCCGACCGGCCGGGCATCGTCGGCACCGTCGGTGCGGCGCTGGGGGAGGCGGGCATCAACATCGCCGGTGCGCAGGTCAGCCGGACCAACCAGGGCGGCGACGCGCTCATGGCGGTCACCGTCGACAACCCGGTCAGCGGCGAGCTGCTGGCCGACATCGCCGGCCGGATCGGCGCGGGCCAGGCCCAGGCCGCCGACCTCCGGCCGAGCTGA
- the ilvC gene encoding ketol-acid reductoisomerase: MAAEIFYDDDADLSIIQGRTVAVLGYGSQGHAHALSLRDSGVDVRVGLPEGSKSRAKAEAEGLRVVTPAEASAEADLIMILAPDHVQRKLYAESVEPNLQDGDALFFGHGFNIRFGYIKPPAGVDVAMVAPKGPGHLVRREFSDGKGVPCLIAVEQDASGAAQSLALSYAKGIGGTRAGVIKTTFAEETETDLFGEQAVLCGGMSALVTAGFETLTEAGYQPEIAYFECLHELKLIVDLMYEGGIAKQRWSVSDTAEYGDYTSGPKVVDARVKESMKDVLTAIQDGTWAAAFIADQDAGAPDFKAKRAAAEAHPIEATGRQLRGLMSWVSATDDYTGTAAR, encoded by the coding sequence ATGGCCGCCGAGATCTTCTACGACGACGACGCCGACCTCTCGATCATCCAGGGGCGCACCGTCGCCGTCCTGGGCTACGGCAGCCAGGGCCACGCCCACGCGCTGTCGCTGCGCGACTCCGGCGTCGACGTCCGGGTCGGCCTGCCCGAGGGCTCCAAGAGCCGGGCCAAGGCCGAGGCCGAGGGCCTGCGCGTGGTCACCCCCGCCGAGGCGTCCGCCGAGGCCGACCTGATCATGATCCTGGCGCCGGACCACGTGCAGCGGAAGCTGTACGCCGAGTCGGTCGAGCCGAACCTGCAGGACGGCGACGCGCTGTTCTTCGGCCACGGCTTCAACATCCGCTTCGGCTACATCAAGCCCCCGGCCGGCGTGGACGTGGCGATGGTCGCCCCCAAGGGCCCGGGCCACCTGGTGCGCCGCGAGTTCAGCGACGGCAAGGGCGTGCCCTGCCTGATCGCCGTCGAGCAGGACGCCAGCGGCGCGGCCCAGTCCCTGGCGCTGTCCTACGCCAAGGGCATCGGCGGCACCCGGGCCGGCGTCATCAAGACGACGTTCGCCGAGGAGACCGAGACCGACCTGTTCGGCGAGCAGGCCGTTCTCTGCGGCGGCATGTCCGCGCTGGTCACCGCCGGGTTCGAGACGCTCACCGAGGCCGGCTACCAGCCCGAGATCGCCTACTTCGAGTGCCTGCACGAGCTCAAGCTGATCGTCGACCTGATGTACGAGGGCGGCATCGCCAAGCAGCGCTGGTCGGTCTCCGACACCGCTGAGTACGGCGACTACACCTCCGGCCCGAAGGTCGTCGACGCCCGCGTCAAGGAGTCGATGAAGGACGTCCTCACCGCCATCCAGGACGGCACGTGGGCTGCGGCCTTCATCGCCGACCAGGACGCCGGCGCCCCGGACTTCAAGGCCAAGCGGGCCGCCGCCGAGGCGCACCCGATCGAGGCCACCGGCCGTCAGCTGCGCGGCCTGATGAGCTGGGTCAGCGCGACCGACGACTACACCGGCACCGCCGCCCGGTAG
- the ilvN gene encoding acetolactate synthase small subunit → MTRHTLSVLVENKSGVLARVSALFSRRGFNIESLAVGPTENPDLSRMTIVADAESAPLEQITKQLNKLIEVIKIVELDGGAAVQRELLLVKVRAPLADRQQVLQTAELFRARVIDVNVDTVTLEATGTPDKLQALLAVLAPLGIKEMAQSGTVALGRGPRSMSGAGTLRPVDQRSA, encoded by the coding sequence ATGACTCGCCACACGCTCTCGGTCCTGGTCGAGAACAAGTCCGGTGTGCTGGCCCGGGTCTCGGCGCTGTTCAGCCGGCGCGGGTTCAACATCGAGTCCCTCGCCGTCGGCCCGACGGAGAACCCCGACCTGTCCCGGATGACGATCGTCGCCGACGCGGAGTCCGCGCCGCTGGAGCAGATCACCAAGCAGCTGAACAAGCTGATCGAGGTCATCAAGATCGTCGAGCTGGACGGCGGCGCCGCGGTGCAGCGCGAGCTGCTGCTGGTCAAGGTCCGCGCCCCGCTGGCCGACCGGCAGCAGGTGCTGCAGACCGCCGAGCTGTTCCGCGCCCGGGTGATCGACGTCAACGTCGACACCGTGACCCTCGAGGCGACCGGTACCCCGGACAAGCTGCAGGCGCTGCTGGCCGTCCTCGCCCCGCTGGGCATCAAGGAGATGGCCCAGTCCGGCACCGTCGCGCTGGGCCGCGGACCCCGGTCGATGAGCGGCGCCGGTACCTTGCGCCCGGTCGACCAGCGCTCCGCGTAA